From Deltaproteobacteria bacterium:
GTGTTGCCGCTGGCGGCGGAATTCGGCGCCGTCGTGGAGGAGATCGACATCGACACCGACCCGGCGCTGGCGGCGCAGTACGGCCTCGAGATTCCCGTCCTGTTGCTCAACGGGCGCAAGGCTTTCAAGTATCGCGTGACTGCGGGCGAGCTGCGCGCCCGGCTGCGCCGGGCGTGCAGCGGGATTATTGCAAGCCGTTGATTATCCCTGATATGTAGGCGCCAATCGCAAAAGGTCGGGCGCGCAGCCCGAGGGAGGGAATGGCGATGGAAACAAACCGTGGCATCGTCGCAGGGACGCTGGTAGCGCTGGCGCTGGTGGCTCGAAGCGCCGCCGCCGAGGTTACCATCGACAACTTCAGCAGCGCGGTCAGTACCTACTACGTCACCAACACCAATGTGGCGCAAACGGTCGTGGGCAGTACCACGGTGACCGATCCCGGTCGTGCGGGCGTGATCGGCGGCGTCAGGCAGCTGACGGTCGAGGCACAGTCGCTACTCAATATCCCCGTGCCCGATTACATCGTGTCCGGGGTCGAGCCGATCGGCACCTTCCTCGAATACAATTCGACCGTCAACGGCGACGGCCGCATCGAGCTACTCTACGACCGCGGCGGCGTGGGGTTGAATGCACACCTGGGTCGCGCTTTCGGGATCTTGGTGGCGATTATTAACGCCGACGCGTCGGCACCGCCCTACGATGTAGCCATCACACTGACCGACAATAGCGCCAACTCGGCAACTGTGACTCAGACGGTTCCGGTTCCCGGCGGCCCATTGTCGCTCTACTTCCGCTTCCAGGATTTCGTCGGTGTGGATGCTAACCGGCTGTATAGTATCCAAGTGGTGTTCGACCCGAACACGGCGGCCGACTTGCGGATCGGCCGGATCGAGACCTACGGGACGGCGGTAGCCGCGCCGGTGTTGTCCGGCGGGGCATCGCTGCTGCTGATCGGCGGGCTGCTGTTGGTCGGGCTGCTGGCGCTGGCGCCCGGCGGCGCGCGGCTACACCCACGCTGACGGCGCGCCTGCTGCTGCCGGCGCCATGCACCACGACTGCCGCAGAGCGTAGTACCGCCGATCTGCGCCCGCGATGGCTTATCAGCGCCTTTTCCCAGAAAAAGAAGGGGATAGGAGCAATGGCCAAGAGTATTCTGCCGGCTAAGTCTTATCGCTTACGCGGCGGGGTTTCGAGGCCGTTGTTACGGCGACCAGGCCGAGCGCCGCGGCAACCCAACCGGGCCAGTCACCCCAGCGCGTGTAGAGGCTGCTCTGGTCGAGCAGGCGCACGGTGGCGCGCAGATTCTCGCGCGTGAGCAGACCGGTGCGGGCCACCTCACGGCCTATGGGATCGACCACCGCGCTGACACCGCTGTTGGTGGCTCGCACCAGGTACCTGCGGTGTTCGATCGCGCGCAGCTTGGCCATCGCCAGATGCAGCCACGGCTCCTGCGAATCGCCGAACCAGGCGTCGTTGGCCAGAGTAACCAGCAGATGGGGCTTGGCCTCCAACGCCATCCGCCGCACGAAGACCGGCCGCACGGCTTCGTAACAGATCGGCGTCGAAATCCGCCACGGCCCCAGCAACAGCGGCGGCACCTCGGCGGCGGCGGAGAAGTGCGAGGCGTCCGCGAGCCGTTCAGCGAGTGCGGGAAAGAACTCAGCCAACGGAACATATTCGGTAAACGGAATCAGTAGATTCTTGTCGTAGGCCTCTCGAATCACACCGTCAGCTCCGATGAGAAGGGCCGAGTTGAACTTGAGACGCTGGCCGGTCTCCACGCGCACCGACGAGGCGCCAAAGAGCAGCGGGGCCGAGATATCGCCACGTACCAGCCGGCCTGAGAGCGGCAGCGGCCGCTTGAGACCACGCGTGTAGATGGTCTCCGGCCACACCACCAGATCCAACTCCCCGGCGGCCAGCAGCTCGCGGGTCTGTTCGAGATAAAGGCGATGGTCAACCGCCGCTTGATTGCCCTTCTCATGCACGCCGAGGTTGCCCTGCACCAGACCAACACGCAGAGCCGGCGCGCCGGCGATTGCTTCTTCCATCTGGCGAATGCGCACCGTACCGTAGCCCCAGGCGAGCGCCACGGCG
This genomic window contains:
- a CDS encoding glutaredoxin family protein, with translation MLTLTIYSRPACHLCDEMKAVVLPLAAEFGAVVEEIDIDTDPALAAQYGLEIPVLLLNGRKAFKYRVTAGELRARLRRACSGIIASR
- the lnt gene encoding apolipoprotein N-acyltransferase, translating into MSRRWERGRPFLLAGVGGALCCLGFVGFGIWPLALVCLAVLWRALEEARPRGLGAAALVGWTFGWVAYAGGYLWLWRIVEVFLGGNVLLGALLWLTDSCWFALRFALSAALYQLVRRNGGPVGVAGVASLVVLEWLYPALFPVYLGHALAEHSNLVQICDLGGPLLLSALLAVINVAIFETWRWMRGRRPRPRLTWALAALAVALAWGYGTVRIRQMEEAIAGAPALRVGLVQGNLGVHEKGNQAAVDHRLYLEQTRELLAAGELDLVVWPETIYTRGLKRPLPLSGRLVRGDISAPLLFGASSVRVETGQRLKFNSALLIGADGVIREAYDKNLLIPFTEYVPLAEFFPALAERLADASHFSAAAEVPPLLLGPWRISTPICYEAVRPVFVRRMALEAKPHLLVTLANDAWFGDSQEPWLHLAMAKLRAIEHRRYLVRATNSGVSAVVDPIGREVARTGLLTRENLRATVRLLDQSSLYTRWGDWPGWVAAALGLVAVTTASKPRRVSDKT